From a single Cyclobacterium marinum DSM 745 genomic region:
- a CDS encoding FtsX-like permease family protein, with protein MNLSYFIASRYFKSKAKKNFITVLSRISMVGVAVGTMALVVVLSVFNGLEDLIKGLYASFDADLKVMPLEGKSFEVDDVFIEQIEAIEGVEILTEVIEDNALVRYGDHQVVATLKGVSDNFIAQDRFKAGYLSGEMSLGEEKKPRALIGRGLSYFLLLNLDNEFELIQVFYPKDPKSGSIDPSSMYNREVIQPAGIFSVEKQIDDEYLIVPLSFASKLLEYGNRRTGLEIMVSPDYNVQKVKTELRQLLGEAFVVQDSDEQHASLLMTIRLEKLFVFLTLTFILAVASFNIFFSLSMLAIEKKKDIAVILAMGGTKKLIRSIYLKEGAIIAFSGALVGLVLGFLICWVQDNYGLVSLGVTSSVVDAYPVKMQWTDFLYTSVSVVIITIIASYRPALIASKVKTTLHL; from the coding sequence TTGAATCTCTCCTATTTTATAGCATCAAGGTATTTTAAAAGTAAAGCCAAGAAAAATTTTATCACCGTTTTGTCGAGAATATCGATGGTAGGCGTTGCTGTGGGGACCATGGCCTTGGTGGTAGTGTTGTCAGTCTTTAATGGCTTAGAGGATTTGATCAAAGGCTTGTATGCCTCCTTTGATGCTGATCTAAAGGTGATGCCGTTGGAAGGCAAGTCTTTTGAAGTAGATGATGTCTTTATTGAGCAAATTGAAGCCATAGAAGGCGTGGAGATTCTAACTGAAGTAATCGAAGACAATGCATTGGTACGATACGGAGATCATCAGGTGGTGGCCACATTAAAAGGAGTTTCAGATAATTTTATTGCACAAGATAGGTTTAAAGCAGGCTATCTTAGTGGGGAAATGAGCTTGGGAGAGGAAAAGAAACCAAGGGCTTTGATTGGGCGAGGGCTGTCATATTTTTTATTACTTAACCTGGATAATGAATTTGAGCTGATCCAGGTGTTTTATCCCAAGGATCCGAAGTCAGGAAGCATTGACCCCTCAAGTATGTACAATCGGGAAGTGATCCAGCCTGCAGGTATTTTTAGTGTTGAAAAGCAAATCGATGATGAATATTTGATCGTTCCTTTGAGCTTTGCTTCCAAATTATTGGAGTACGGGAATCGAAGAACAGGTTTGGAAATAATGGTTTCTCCGGATTACAATGTTCAAAAAGTGAAGACCGAACTTAGACAATTACTAGGAGAAGCGTTTGTAGTACAAGATAGTGATGAGCAACACGCAAGTCTATTGATGACCATTAGGTTGGAAAAACTATTTGTGTTCCTTACCCTTACTTTTATTTTGGCCGTGGCATCCTTCAATATATTTTTCTCATTGAGTATGCTTGCTATAGAGAAGAAAAAAGACATAGCCGTTATTTTGGCCATGGGAGGGACAAAGAAATTGATACGTTCCATCTATTTAAAAGAAGGTGCAATCATTGCTTTTTCAGGAGCTTTGGTTGGCCTGGTTTTAGGATTTTTGATTTGTTGGGTCCAAGACAATTATGGATTGGTATCGCTGGGTGTGACTTCGTCGGTGGTAGACGCTTATCCTGTGAAAATGCAATGGACAGATTTTTTATATACAAGTGTTAGTGTAGTAATAATCACCATCATAGCCTCGTATAGACCGGCTTTGATTGCATCTAAAGTGAAGACTACCCTTCATCTGTAA
- the rbfA gene encoding 30S ribosome-binding factor RbfA, whose translation MESKRQQKYSKLIQKELGEIFQKEGRPIVDKAMVTVTRVLMSPDLGLAKINLSFLLADPAELIDKVDDNKSQIRKFLGRRIGKSVRVIPELAFFLDESAAYAQHMDAVISKLDIPEAPEEDEDDDENI comes from the coding sequence ATGGAAAGTAAAAGACAACAAAAATATTCTAAGTTGATCCAAAAGGAGTTGGGCGAGATTTTTCAGAAAGAGGGAAGGCCTATTGTGGATAAGGCGATGGTCACAGTGACCCGTGTTTTAATGAGTCCTGACTTGGGATTGGCAAAAATTAATTTGAGTTTCTTGTTGGCTGATCCTGCAGAATTGATTGATAAAGTGGATGATAACAAGAGCCAAATCCGAAAATTTTTAGGGAGAAGAATTGGTAAATCAGTAAGGGTTATTCCTGAATTGGCCTTCTTCTTGGATGAGTCTGCTGCGTACGCTCAACATATGGATGCTGTGATCTCTAAACTTGACATCCCCGAAGCCCCGGAAGAAGATGAAGATGACGATGAAAACATTTAG